The Populus nigra chromosome 14, ddPopNigr1.1, whole genome shotgun sequence genome has a segment encoding these proteins:
- the LOC133672633 gene encoding uncharacterized protein LOC133672633 — protein MTALSTSLLSITTPQAHFLSAGSSLKPKDQCLICVRPGNLSSKGKPTTHKKSLTIQASGERGGSSGAGIFIGGFILGGMVAGTLGCVYAPQISKALAGADRKDLMRKLPKFIYDEEKALEKTRQVLADKIAQLNSAIDEVSAQLHPEDAPNGTAVASDEIQASI, from the exons ATGACTGCTCTCTCAACTTCTCTTCTTTCAATTACAACTCCCCAAGCTCACTTTTTATCTGCtg GCTCTTCTTTGAAGCCAAAAGACCAATGCCTAATATGCGTTAGACCTGGTAATCTCTCTAGTAAAGGAAAACCCACAACACATAAAAAGTCACTAACAATTCAAGCAAG TGGTGAGCGTGGTGGATCAAGTGGTGCAGGTATCTTCATTGGCGGTTTCATATTGGGAGGAATGGTAGCTGGAACATTGGGTTGTGTATATGCTCCACAG ATTAGCAAGGCATTAGCTGGAGCAGACAGAAAAGATTTGATGAGGAAGCTACCCAAGTTCATATATGATGAGGAGAAAGCTTTGGAG AAAACCCGCCAAGTGCTTGCTGACAAGATTGCACAGCTAAATTCTGCTATAGATGAGGTTTCTGCTCAACTGCATCCAGAAGATGCCCCCAATGGAACTGCAGTGGCCTCAGATGAGATCCAAGCTTCCATATAA
- the LOC133673588 gene encoding isocitrate dehydrogenase [NAD] regulatory subunit 1, mitochondrial-like yields MARRSIPVLKHLLTSSSTPTLRRSVTYMPRPGDGAPRPVTLIPGDGIGPLVTNAVEQVMEAMHAPVYFEKYDIHGDMMRVPSEVIESIKKNKVCLKGGLATPMGGGVSSLNVQLRKELDLYASLVNCFNLQGLPTRHENVDIVVIRENTEGEYAGLEHEVVPGVVESLKVITKFCSERIAKYAFEYAYLNNRKKVTAVHKANIMKLADGLFLESCREVATKYPGIKYNEIIVDNCCMQLVSKPEQFDVMVTPNLYGNLVANTAAGIAGGTGVMPGGNVGADHAIFEQGASAGNVGNDKLLEQKTANPVALLLSSAMMLRHLQFPSFADRLETAVKRVISESHYRTKDLGGTSTTQEVVDAVIGALD; encoded by the exons ATGGCTAGGCGCTCCATACCCGTCCTAAAACACCTGCTAACCTCCTCCTCCACCCCCACCCTCCGCCGATCCGTAACCTACATGCCACGCCCCGGCGATGGCGCACCGCGACCCGTAACCTTGATCCCCGGCGACGGAATCGGCCCTCTAGTAACGAACGCCGTCGAACAGGTCATGGAAGCAATGCACGCACCAGTGTATTTCGAGAAATACGACATCCATGGGGACATGATGAGAGTACCGTCAGAAGTGATAGAAtcgataaagaaaaacaaagtatgCTTGAAAGGAGGGTTGGCGACGCCTATGGGAGGAGGGGTTAGTTCATTGAATGTGCAATTGAGGAAGGAGTTGGATTTGTATGCGTCGCTTGTGAATTGTTTTAATCTGCAAGGATTGCCTACGCGACATGAgaatgttgatattgttgttattaGGGAGAATACGGAGGGAGAGTATGCGGGTTTGGAGCATGAAGTGGTTCCTGGTGTTGTTGAGAGTCTTAAG GTGATAACAAAGTTCTGTTCAGAACGCATTGCAAAATATGCTTTTGAGTATGCTTACCTGAATAACCGGAAGAAAGTGACTGCTGTGCACAAAGCAAACATCATGAAGCTTGCAGATGGTTTGTTCCTGGAATCTTGTAGGGAGGTTGCTACAAAATATCCTGGGATCAAATACAATGAAATTATTGTGGACAATTGCTGCATGCAACTTGTCTCAAAGCCTGAGCAATTTGATGTCATG GTGACACCTAATCTTTATGGCAATCTCGTTGCAAATACCGCTGCAGGTATTGCTGGTGGCACTGGAGTCATGCCAGGAG GCAATGTCGGGGCTGATCATGCTATTTTTGAGCAAGGTGCTTCAGCAGGAAATGTAGGTAATGATAAACTATTGGAACAGAAGACAGCAAACCCAGTGGCACTGCTTCTCTCTTCTGCCATGATGCTAAGACATCTCCAGTTCCCTTCTTTCGCTGATCGATTAGAAACTGCAGTCAAACGGGTAATTTCAGAGAGTCATTACCGGACAAAAGATCTAGGCGGAACCAGCACTACTCAAGAGGTTGTTGATGCAGTCATAGGTGCTTTAGACTGA